The genomic interval GCGTCGTCGATCCCTCCACCGGTGACGTCTTCGCCCAGGCACCGGACTGCACGCCCGAACAGCTCGACGCGGCGATGCGGGCCGCACAGCTGGCACAGCCGCCGTGGGCGCAGGACGAGGATGCGCGCCGCAGAGCGCTCCTCACCGCCGCCGACCTGCTGGAGGCGCACGCGGACGACCTGGCCCGCATCCTCATCCGCGAGCAGGGCCGCCCCGCCTCCTTCACCGGCGAAATGGATCTGGTCGTCGCCTGGCTTCGCTACTTCGGCAACGTCGAGATGCCCCGCGAGGTGCTCATCGACAACGACACCGAATTCATCGAGAAGGTCCACAAGCCGCTCGGCGTCGTCGCTGCGATCGCCCCGTGGAACGCGCCCCTGATGCTCGCCATGTGGAAGATCGCTCCAGCCCTCCGCGCCGGCAACACCGTGGTCCTGAAGCCCTCGCCCTACACACCGCTGTCCACGCTGGCCATGGGCGAACTGCTCCAGAGCGTCGTTCCGGCCGGTGTGCTCAACGTGGTCTCCGGGCTCGACCCGCTGGGCGCTCGCATGGTGGAGCACCCCGTCCCCCGCAAGGTGAGCTTCACCGGCTCCACGGCCACGGGTAAGAAGGTGGCCGCCTCGGCCGCGAACAGCCTCAAGCGGGTCACACTCGAACTCGGCGGCAACGACCCGGCCATCGTCCTTCCCGACGCCGATCCAGCCGCCATCGCGGACAGATTGTTCTGGGGCGGCTTCGTCAACAGCGGCCAGATCTGCCTGGCCGTGAAGCGCGTCTACGTGCACAGCACCATCCGCGACCGCCTGGTCGAGGAACTGGCGGCGCGGGCGCGAGCCGCGGTCGTCGGCGGCGGTTTCGACCCGCGCACCACCCTCGGCCCGCTGACCAACGCCATGCAGCGCGACAAGGTCGCCCACTTGGTGAGCGCGGCGATCGACGACGGAGCGGTCGCGGTCACCGGCGGTGAAGCGCCCTCCGGTCAGGGGTACTTCTACCCCCCGACGATTCTGACGAACGCCAAGGACGGCATGGCCGTCGTCGACGAGGAACAGTTCGGCCCGGTCATGCCGATCGTCGCGTACGACGACCTCGACGCCGTCATCGAGCAGGTGAACACCTCACCGTTCGGCCTCACCGCGTCCGTGTGGTCCACCGACCTCGACGCCGCCGCGCGCGTGGCGGCGCGGCTGGACGCCGGTCAGGTCACCATCAACGCCCACGCCAACGGGCTGCGCCCATACCTTCCGTTCAGCGGCCACAAGGAGAGCGGCATCGGCGTCGAGAACGCCTTGGAGGGCCTCGCGGAATACACCAGCACGACGGTCCTGATCCGCCCGAAGCCCACCAGCTGACCGCATCGCCGTCCAACCCAGCCCTCTTTGGCCCGCCGCCTGTC from Streptomyces sp. B3I8 carries:
- a CDS encoding aldehyde dehydrogenase family protein; amino-acid sequence: MAITHDTTLHRPHVMTINGQPVEGAATFGVVDPSTGDVFAQAPDCTPEQLDAAMRAAQLAQPPWAQDEDARRRALLTAADLLEAHADDLARILIREQGRPASFTGEMDLVVAWLRYFGNVEMPREVLIDNDTEFIEKVHKPLGVVAAIAPWNAPLMLAMWKIAPALRAGNTVVLKPSPYTPLSTLAMGELLQSVVPAGVLNVVSGLDPLGARMVEHPVPRKVSFTGSTATGKKVAASAANSLKRVTLELGGNDPAIVLPDADPAAIADRLFWGGFVNSGQICLAVKRVYVHSTIRDRLVEELAARARAAVVGGGFDPRTTLGPLTNAMQRDKVAHLVSAAIDDGAVAVTGGEAPSGQGYFYPPTILTNAKDGMAVVDEEQFGPVMPIVAYDDLDAVIEQVNTSPFGLTASVWSTDLDAAARVAARLDAGQVTINAHANGLRPYLPFSGHKESGIGVENALEGLAEYTSTTVLIRPKPTS